One part of the [Synechococcus] sp. NIES-970 genome encodes these proteins:
- the hoxU gene encoding hydrogenase small diaphorase subunit U has protein sequence MAVHTLTINDQLISARAGETILDAARDAGIHIPTLCHLEGVSDVGACRLCLVEIDGSNKLQPACVTEAAEGMVVHTHTEKLADYRRITVELLFAEGNHVCAVCVANDHCELQDMAVEVGMDHVRFPYQHPEREVDISHPQFGIDHNRCILCTRCVRVCDEIEGAHVWDVANRGSDTKIISGLNQPWGEVEACTSCGKCVDACPTGSIFHKGATVGSKQGDRQKLEFLINARTKGEWTR, from the coding sequence ATGGCCGTTCATACCCTCACGATAAATGACCAATTGATCAGCGCCCGCGCCGGCGAAACGATCCTTGATGCGGCCCGGGATGCCGGCATTCATATTCCCACCCTCTGCCACCTAGAGGGAGTCAGTGACGTGGGGGCCTGTCGCCTCTGCCTCGTGGAAATCGACGGGAGTAATAAGTTACAACCAGCCTGTGTGACGGAAGCGGCGGAGGGGATGGTCGTTCACACCCACACTGAAAAGCTCGCCGATTACCGCCGCATCACAGTGGAGCTGCTTTTTGCCGAAGGTAACCATGTTTGCGCCGTCTGTGTGGCCAATGACCACTGCGAGCTCCAGGATATGGCCGTGGAGGTGGGCATGGATCATGTGCGTTTCCCTTACCAGCATCCAGAACGGGAGGTGGATATTTCTCACCCGCAATTTGGCATTGACCATAACCGCTGCATCCTTTGTACCCGCTGCGTCCGGGTTTGTGACGAGATCGAAGGGGCCCATGTGTGGGATGTGGCTAACCGGGGCAGTGACACCAAAATTATCTCAGGATTAAATCAGCCCTGGGGCGAAGTGGAAGCCTGCACCAGTTGCGGTAAATGTGTGGATGCCTGTCCGACAGGTTCCATCTTTCATAAAGGGGCCACGGTCGGTAGTAAACAAGGCGATCGCCAAAAACTCGAATTTTTAATTAACGCCCGTACCAAAGGGGAATGGACAAGATAA
- the hoxY gene encoding hydrogenase small subunit Y: MAQETQGKIRLATIWLAGCSGCHMSFLDLDEFLIDLAQKVEVVFSPVGSDIKDYPENVDVCLVEGAVANEENLALLRQVRENTKLVIAFGDCAVTTNVTGIRNQKGDQNEILQRGYGELTDEHQWPQQIPGGILPPLLPKVLPISAVVPIDIYLPGCPPSAERIKAAIAPLLEGKLPEMVGREMIKFG; encoded by the coding sequence ATGGCACAAGAAACCCAAGGGAAAATCAGATTGGCCACCATTTGGTTGGCGGGCTGCTCCGGCTGTCACATGTCATTTTTAGACCTGGATGAATTTCTCATCGACCTGGCCCAAAAAGTCGAGGTGGTCTTTAGTCCCGTTGGCTCTGATATCAAGGACTATCCCGAAAATGTCGATGTCTGCCTGGTGGAAGGAGCCGTCGCCAATGAGGAAAACTTAGCGCTACTTAGGCAGGTGCGAGAAAATACCAAGCTTGTGATCGCTTTCGGGGACTGCGCTGTGACCACCAATGTCACCGGGATTCGCAACCAAAAAGGAGATCAAAATGAAATTCTTCAGCGGGGCTACGGGGAACTCACAGACGAGCACCAATGGCCCCAGCAAATTCCCGGTGGGATTCTCCCTCCGCTTTTACCCAAGGTTTTACCCATCAGTGCCGTTGTGCCTATTGATATTTACTTGCCTGGTTGTCCCCCCAGTGCTGAACGGATCAAAGCGGCGATCGCCCCGCTACTAGAGGGAAAATTACCCGAAATGGTCGGGCGCGAAATGATCAAATTTGGTTAA
- the hyp3 gene encoding CBS domain-containing protein, whose translation MLTAAAIMNPKVITIKGLATVASATQSMRAHHTQTLIVDRRHPHDAYGIVTATDISSKVLAYGRDPRTIRVYEIMTKPCISVNPDLAVEYVARLFGQWQIHSAPVIKDELLGIITVTDLITKSDFLENPKAIALTAEMQKAIHRAKLTCQTQGHDSSACAQAWAAVEELEAEVAYQQATKVPKTALEEYLEENPKAVDHLLIDNWCSG comes from the coding sequence ATGCTTACCGCTGCCGCCATCATGAACCCTAAGGTGATCACCATCAAAGGGTTGGCTACCGTCGCCAGCGCGACCCAATCTATGCGCGCCCACCACACCCAGACTCTCATTGTCGATCGCCGCCATCCCCACGACGCCTACGGTATCGTGACGGCCACTGATATCAGCAGTAAGGTGCTCGCCTATGGCCGCGATCCCCGCACGATCCGCGTCTATGAAATTATGACGAAGCCTTGTATTTCGGTAAATCCAGACCTCGCCGTAGAATATGTGGCCCGTCTTTTTGGCCAGTGGCAGATCCACAGTGCCCCGGTGATCAAAGACGAACTGCTGGGAATCATCACTGTCACGGATCTGATCACAAAGAGCGATTTTTTAGAAAATCCCAAGGCGATCGCCCTCACGGCGGAAATGCAGAAAGCGATTCACCGGGCGAAATTAACCTGCCAAACCCAGGGCCACGATTCCAGCGCTTGTGCTCAAGCCTGGGCAGCGGTCGAAGAGTTAGAAGCAGAGGTTGCCTACCAACAGGCCACCAAAGTTCCTAAAACCGCCCTGGAAGAATACCTCGAAGAAAATCCCAAGGCGGTGGACCATCTGCTCATTGACAATTGGTGTAGTGGCTAA
- the hoxH gene encoding hydrogenase large subunit H: protein MSKTIVIDPVTRIEGHAKISIFLDDQGEVAEARFHVGEFRGFEKFCEGRPFWEMPALTSRICGICPVSHLIASSKTGDQLLAVKIPPGAEKLRRLLNLAQITQSHALSFFHLSSPDLIFGWDGDPKTRNIFGLIAADPDLARGGIRLRKFGQDIIKILGSQKVHPAWSIPGGVRSPLTQAGHTYIREGLPEAKNTVRNALALFKTILDSHQEEVEVFGNFPSLYLGLVGEFGTWEHYDGSLRMIDSHGNIVGDNLDPNQYREFLGEKLQTDSYLKSPYYKLFGETGIYRVGPLARVNICDHFGTPLADEELLEYRQRHGRIVHSSFLYHHARLLEILASLERIENMLDDPDLFSSRLKAEAGVNQTEAVGVSEAPRGTLFHHYQVDENGLLQKINLVIATGQNNFAINRTVTQIAQHYIHGENVAEGILNRVEAGVRNYDPCLSCSTHAAGQMPMILKLIAPDGAVIREIRRDS, encoded by the coding sequence ATGTCCAAAACCATCGTTATTGATCCCGTTACCCGCATTGAGGGCCACGCTAAAATTTCGATTTTTCTCGATGACCAAGGGGAAGTGGCCGAAGCGCGCTTTCATGTGGGAGAATTTCGCGGCTTTGAGAAATTTTGTGAAGGTCGCCCCTTTTGGGAAATGCCTGCTTTGACATCGCGGATCTGTGGCATTTGCCCGGTGAGTCACTTGATTGCTTCCTCGAAAACGGGCGATCAATTATTGGCAGTAAAAATTCCCCCTGGAGCCGAGAAGCTGCGGCGGCTACTCAATCTCGCCCAAATTACCCAATCCCATGCCCTGAGCTTCTTTCATCTCAGTAGCCCGGATCTGATTTTTGGCTGGGATGGGGACCCGAAAACCCGCAATATTTTTGGACTGATTGCCGCCGATCCAGACCTGGCCCGGGGGGGGATTCGCCTGCGCAAATTTGGCCAAGATATTATCAAAATCCTCGGGAGCCAAAAGGTTCATCCCGCCTGGTCTATTCCTGGGGGCGTGCGATCGCCTTTAACCCAAGCAGGGCATACCTATATCCGTGAGGGCCTACCGGAGGCGAAAAATACGGTGAGAAATGCCCTGGCATTATTTAAAACGATTCTCGATTCTCACCAGGAAGAGGTTGAAGTTTTCGGCAATTTTCCAAGTCTATACCTCGGTCTTGTGGGGGAATTTGGCACTTGGGAGCATTACGACGGCAGTTTAAGGATGATCGACAGCCATGGCAATATCGTCGGCGATAACCTCGATCCCAACCAGTACCGCGAATTTCTCGGGGAAAAACTGCAAACAGATTCCTACCTCAAATCCCCCTATTACAAACTCTTTGGGGAAACAGGCATCTATCGAGTTGGCCCCCTGGCCCGAGTGAATATCTGCGATCATTTCGGTACGCCCTTAGCGGATGAGGAGCTGTTGGAATATCGTCAACGGCATGGACGCATCGTTCATTCTTCGTTTCTCTATCACCATGCCCGCTTACTCGAAATCCTCGCTTCCCTCGAAAGAATTGAAAATATGCTCGATGATCCGGATTTATTTTCCTCGCGTTTAAAAGCTGAGGCGGGGGTCAATCAAACGGAAGCGGTAGGCGTTAGTGAAGCGCCGCGGGGAACCCTCTTTCACCATTACCAAGTAGATGAAAATGGCCTATTGCAAAAAATCAACTTGGTGATCGCCACGGGGCAAAATAACTTCGCCATTAACCGCACTGTCACCCAAATCGCTCAACATTATATCCATGGGGAGAATGTCGCCGAGGGCATTTTAAATCGGGTCGAGGCGGGGGTGAGAAATTATGATCCCTGCCTGAGCTGCTCTACCCATGCTGCTGGACAAATGCCGATGATCCTCAAGTTAATCGCGCCTGATGGGGCAGTCATTCGGGAAATTCGCCGGGATAGTTAA
- the hoxW gene encoding hydrogenase maturation protease — protein sequence MGQSFGKFAGIVNVMAPILVIGYGNTLRSDDGAGPKVAEAFSAQENVRAIATHQLTPELAEDLIQAKQVYFVDAAPVKQVTLQRIHLQDYQETFSHFVTPQGLLKLIKHLYQRPLPEAYFLLIPAENFTIGETFSDLTQAGVLKAIALLQARIKLCG from the coding sequence ATGGGGCAGTCATTCGGGAAATTCGCCGGGATAGTTAACGTGATGGCTCCTATTCTTGTGATCGGCTATGGCAACACCCTCCGCTCCGATGATGGGGCCGGGCCAAAGGTGGCAGAAGCGTTTTCTGCACAGGAAAATGTGCGGGCGATCGCCACTCACCAGCTCACCCCAGAATTGGCCGAAGATCTCATCCAGGCAAAGCAAGTTTATTTTGTCGATGCGGCCCCTGTAAAGCAGGTCACTTTGCAGCGGATTCACCTCCAAGATTACCAAGAAACCTTTAGCCATTTTGTGACGCCCCAGGGCTTGCTAAAACTGATCAAACACCTCTACCAGCGGCCACTACCAGAAGCCTATTTTCTCTTGATTCCTGCCGAGAATTTCACCATTGGAGAAACTTTTTCTGACTTGACCCAAGCGGGGGTATTAAAGGCGATCGCCCTTCTGCAAGCTAGAATTAAACTGTGTGGGTAA
- a CDS encoding hypothetical protein (protein of unknown function DUF820), with amino-acid sequence MLLALDRIQIPPGQHVILRDVSWQEFEQILVELGDRRAARIAYQNGYLEIMTPLAEHEDNKEIVSDLVKILLEEANVEFRSLGSTTFRKQTSQGLEPDQCFYIENEAKIRGKKRIDLAIDPPPDLAIEIDITSRTYPEIYAALGVPELWRFENNQLQINVLLDGIYQEVQESPHFPGMKLTQVIPQYLADSKVQGRTAILRQFRQWVQVQQP; translated from the coding sequence ATGCTTTTAGCACTAGATCGCATCCAAATCCCCCCAGGCCAGCATGTTATTTTGCGAGATGTTAGCTGGCAAGAATTTGAGCAAATCTTGGTAGAACTAGGAGACCGCCGTGCTGCCCGCATTGCCTATCAAAACGGCTATTTAGAAATCATGACACCATTAGCAGAACATGAAGACAACAAAGAAATAGTCAGTGACTTAGTGAAAATTCTCCTAGAAGAAGCCAATGTAGAATTTCGCAGTCTAGGATCTACTACTTTTAGAAAACAAACCTCTCAAGGCTTAGAGCCTGACCAGTGTTTTTATATTGAAAATGAAGCAAAAATTCGCGGCAAAAAACGGATTGATTTAGCTATTGATCCACCGCCAGACTTAGCTATTGAGATTGACATTACTTCTCGCACTTATCCTGAGATTTATGCGGCCCTCGGCGTACCTGAGCTATGGCGCTTTGAAAATAACCAATTGCAAATCAATGTTCTTTTGGACGGAATATATCAAGAAGTGCAGGAGAGCCCTCATTTTCCTGGGATGAAGCTCACCCAGGTGATTCCCCAGTATTTAGCAGACAGCAAAGTTCAGGGACGAACAGCAATACTGCGGCAATTCCGGCAATGGGTTCAAGTACAGCAACCATAG
- the hypA gene encoding hydrogenase nickel insertion protein HypA: MHEVAIMEETVAIACQAAQRQNAHKILSLTMRIGDLSGVVPEALEFAFAAVTQGTPAKQATLKIERVPIVCHCDPCDRPFSPADLYCECPQCGHFSQHIISGKEVELKSLEVI, translated from the coding sequence ATGCATGAAGTTGCAATTATGGAAGAAACAGTGGCGATCGCCTGCCAAGCGGCTCAACGGCAAAACGCCCATAAAATTCTCAGCTTAACCATGCGCATCGGCGACCTCAGTGGGGTTGTGCCCGAGGCCTTAGAATTTGCCTTTGCTGCTGTAACCCAGGGAACTCCCGCTAAACAAGCGACCCTAAAAATTGAGCGCGTCCCCATCGTTTGTCATTGTGACCCGTGCGATCGCCCCTTTAGTCCTGCAGATCTGTATTGTGAATGTCCGCAGTGTGGCCACTTCAGTCAACATATTATCAGTGGCAAAGAAGTTGAATTAAAATCTTTGGAGGTTATTTAA
- the hypB gene encoding hydrogenase isoenzymes formation protein — MCGNCGCSVTEKEVEIHTHTHDHNVHTHAHIYDHEHHHHDHNGHPHSHSIEIKQSIFAKNDQLAERNRGYFLAKDLFVINVVSSPGSGKTALLEKTIDQLQTQLNLAIIVGDLETDNDAQRLRKNGISVAQITTGTLCHLDAAMVLQAARKLPLDAVNLLIIENVGNLVCPAAYDLGEHKRIVLLSTTEGEDKPLKYPTMFKSADVVIINKIDIAEVVDFNRALALENIKKMCPQAEIFELSARTGAGMKAWLNYLQNQHQTTIAQAVEN; from the coding sequence ATGTGTGGAAATTGCGGCTGTAGCGTCACTGAAAAAGAAGTAGAGATTCATACCCATACTCATGATCATAATGTTCATACCCATGCTCACATTTATGACCATGAACATCATCACCATGATCATAATGGGCATCCCCACAGTCATTCCATTGAGATTAAACAGTCGATTTTTGCCAAAAATGATCAACTAGCAGAACGTAATCGGGGTTATTTTCTCGCAAAAGATTTATTTGTGATCAATGTTGTTTCCAGTCCAGGTTCCGGAAAAACTGCATTACTTGAAAAGACAATTGATCAGCTACAAACTCAACTTAATTTAGCAATAATTGTTGGCGATCTAGAGACCGACAATGATGCTCAAAGATTACGCAAAAATGGTATTTCTGTCGCTCAGATTACAACGGGAACGCTTTGTCATCTTGATGCGGCAATGGTGTTACAGGCAGCCCGTAAACTCCCCCTTGATGCAGTTAATTTATTGATTATTGAAAATGTTGGTAATTTAGTTTGTCCAGCAGCCTATGACCTTGGTGAACATAAAAGAATTGTGCTCCTGTCTACCACTGAAGGGGAAGACAAGCCACTAAAATATCCGACGATGTTTAAATCTGCGGATGTGGTCATTATCAATAAAATTGATATTGCTGAAGTTGTGGACTTCAATCGAGCATTAGCTCTGGAAAATATTAAAAAAATGTGTCCCCAAGCAGAAATTTTTGAGCTTTCAGCTCGCACAGGAGCAGGAATGAAGGCTTGGTTAAACTATCTACAAAACCAGCATCAAACAACCATTGCTCAAGCAGTTGAAAATTAG